In one window of Streptomyces griseus subsp. griseus DNA:
- the sufD gene encoding Fe-S cluster assembly protein SufD — MAEAQNTPVGSTTAGSIAVAAESTVATRMSAPPSFDVADFPVPHGREEEWRFTPLERLRGLHDGTAVANGGGVKVAIEAPDGVTVETVGRDDARLGKAGTPVDRVAAQAYSSFEQASVVTVAKEVVLTEPIRIAVHGEGGTAYGHQLIELKPFAEAVVVIDHTGDAVIAANVDYVLGDGAKLTVVSVQDWDDTAVHVGQHNALVGRDASFKSIVVTFGGDVVRLHPRVAYAATGGEAELFGLYFTDKGQHQEHRLLVDHNTPHCKSNAVYKGALQGDGAHAVWIGDVLIQAAAEGTDTYEMNRNLVLTDGARVDSVPNLEIETGEIAGAGHASATGRFDDEQLFYLQSRGIPAEEARRLVVRGFFAELVQQIGLPDVEERLIEKIEAELKASV, encoded by the coding sequence ATGGCTGAGGCTCAGAACACTCCGGTGGGCTCCACCACCGCCGGCTCCATCGCGGTGGCCGCCGAGTCGACCGTCGCCACGCGCATGAGCGCACCCCCGTCCTTCGACGTCGCGGACTTCCCCGTTCCGCACGGTCGCGAGGAGGAGTGGCGCTTCACCCCGCTGGAGCGGCTGCGCGGGCTGCACGACGGCACGGCGGTCGCGAACGGCGGCGGCGTGAAGGTCGCGATCGAGGCGCCCGACGGCGTCACCGTCGAGACCGTCGGCCGCGACGACGCGCGGCTCGGCAAGGCCGGTACGCCGGTGGACCGGGTCGCCGCCCAGGCGTACAGCTCCTTCGAGCAGGCCTCGGTCGTCACCGTCGCCAAGGAGGTCGTGCTCACCGAGCCCATCCGGATCGCCGTGCACGGCGAGGGCGGCACCGCCTACGGCCACCAGCTCATCGAGCTGAAGCCCTTCGCCGAGGCCGTCGTCGTCATCGACCACACCGGTGACGCGGTCATCGCCGCCAACGTCGACTACGTGCTGGGCGACGGCGCCAAGCTGACCGTCGTCTCCGTCCAGGACTGGGACGACACGGCGGTCCACGTCGGCCAGCACAACGCGCTGGTGGGCCGGGACGCCTCCTTCAAGTCGATCGTCGTCACCTTCGGCGGCGACGTCGTCCGCCTGCACCCGCGCGTCGCCTACGCGGCCACCGGCGGCGAGGCGGAGCTGTTCGGCCTGTACTTCACCGACAAGGGCCAGCACCAGGAGCACCGTCTCCTGGTCGACCACAACACCCCGCACTGCAAGTCCAACGCGGTGTACAAGGGCGCGCTCCAGGGCGACGGTGCCCACGCCGTCTGGATCGGGGACGTCCTCATCCAGGCCGCGGCCGAGGGCACCGACACCTACGAGATGAACCGGAACCTCGTCCTCACCGACGGCGCCCGGGTCGACTCCGTACCCAACCTGGAGATCGAGACCGGCGAGATCGCCGGGGCCGGCCACGCCTCGGCGACCGGCCGCTTCGACGACGAGCAGCTCTTCTACCTCCAGTCCCGCGGTATCCCGGCCGAGGAGGCCCGCCGCCTGGTCGTGCGCGGCTTCTTCGCCGAGCTGGTCCAGCAGATCGGCCTGCCGGACGTCGAGGAGCGGCTGATCGAGAAGATCGAGGCCGAGCTGAAGGCGTCCGTCTGA
- a CDS encoding DMT family transporter produces MGYAYGLLAAAITAEVAGTTAMKYSEGFTRLWPSIGTAVGYLIAFTLLAQTLKTLSVGTAYAIWAGVGTAAVALIGILFLGESSSLVKIAGVALIVAGVVVLNLGGAH; encoded by the coding sequence ATGGGATACGCATACGGACTGCTGGCCGCGGCGATCACGGCGGAGGTGGCCGGGACGACGGCCATGAAGTACAGCGAGGGCTTCACCCGGCTCTGGCCCTCGATCGGCACGGCGGTGGGCTATCTCATCGCCTTCACCCTGCTCGCCCAGACCCTCAAGACGCTCTCCGTGGGCACCGCGTACGCGATCTGGGCCGGTGTGGGCACGGCAGCCGTGGCCCTCATCGGCATCCTGTTCCTGGGGGAGTCCAGCAGCCTGGTCAAGATCGCGGGGGTGGCCCTGATCGTCGCCGGGGTCGTCGTGCTCAACCTGGGAGGGGCGCACTGA
- the sufU gene encoding Fe-S cluster assembly sulfur transfer protein SufU yields MKLDSMYQEVILDHYKHPHGRGLRDGDAEVHHVNPTCGDEITLRVKYDGETVADVSYEGQGCSISQASASVLNELLVGKELSQAQKIQVTFLELMQSKGQLEPDDAMEEILEDAVAFAGVSKYPARVKCALLSWMAWKDATAKALSEGKTA; encoded by the coding sequence GTGAAGCTTGATTCCATGTACCAGGAAGTGATCCTGGACCACTACAAGCACCCCCATGGGCGCGGCCTGCGGGACGGCGACGCCGAGGTGCACCACGTGAATCCGACGTGCGGTGACGAGATCACGCTCCGGGTGAAGTACGACGGCGAGACCGTCGCCGACGTCAGCTACGAGGGCCAGGGCTGCTCCATCAGCCAGGCCTCCGCCTCCGTACTGAACGAGCTGCTGGTCGGCAAGGAGCTGTCCCAGGCGCAGAAGATCCAGGTCACCTTCCTGGAGCTGATGCAGTCCAAGGGCCAGCTGGAGCCGGACGACGCGATGGAGGAGATCCTGGAGGACGCGGTCGCGTTCGCCGGGGTCTCCAAGTACCCCGCCCGGGTCAAGTGCGCGCTGCTGAGCTGGATGGCGTGGAAGGACGCGACGGCCAAGGCGCTGTCCGAAGGGAAGACCGCATGA
- a CDS encoding bifunctional 3-phenylpropionate/cinnamic acid dioxygenase ferredoxin subunit: MAFVKACALSELEDDTPKRVELDGTPVSVVRTEGEVFAINDICSHANVSLSEGEVEDCAIECWLHGSSFDLRTGKPSGLPATRPVPVYPVKIEGDDVLVSVTQES, encoded by the coding sequence ATGGCCTTCGTCAAAGCCTGTGCGCTGAGTGAGCTGGAGGACGACACCCCGAAGCGGGTGGAACTCGACGGCACACCGGTCTCCGTCGTCCGCACCGAGGGCGAGGTGTTCGCGATCAACGACATCTGCTCGCACGCGAACGTGTCGCTCTCGGAGGGCGAGGTGGAGGACTGCGCGATCGAGTGCTGGCTGCACGGCTCGTCGTTCGACCTCCGCACCGGCAAGCCGTCCGGCCTTCCCGCGACGCGCCCCGTCCCCGTATACCCCGTAAAGATCGAAGGGGACGATGTGCTCGTCTCCGTCACCCAGGAGTCCTGA
- the dapA gene encoding 4-hydroxy-tetrahydrodipicolinate synthase, protein MTATAPRPFGRALCAMITPFTATGALDLDAARAHAAQLVADGCDGLVLSGTTGESPTTSDAEKSDLLRAVRAEVGAGVPLLSGVGSADTAHAVRLAREAEEAGADGLLVVPPYYSRPPQAAVETYFLRIAEATGVPLMLYDIPGRTGVRIAPETLLRLADHPRIVAVKDCAYDLLGSTKVLARTSLAYYSGCEELNLPLYALGGAGYVSTVANVAPRQMRAPLDAFDLGRTDEAARLNGLTVRLAELMMAGGLPGAVTVKALLDAGPVREPLQPAGREAVDGLRAAYEELLAA, encoded by the coding sequence ATGACTGCCACCGCGCCCCGCCCCTTCGGCCGCGCCCTCTGCGCCATGATCACGCCGTTCACCGCCACCGGGGCGCTGGACCTCGACGCCGCCCGCGCCCATGCCGCGCAGCTGGTGGCCGATGGTTGCGACGGGCTGGTGCTCAGCGGCACCACCGGGGAGTCGCCCACCACGTCGGACGCGGAGAAGTCGGACCTGCTGCGGGCGGTCCGGGCGGAGGTCGGTGCCGGGGTGCCGCTGCTCTCCGGCGTCGGCAGCGCGGACACCGCGCACGCGGTGCGGCTGGCGCGGGAGGCCGAAGAGGCGGGCGCGGACGGGCTGTTGGTGGTGCCGCCGTACTACAGCCGGCCGCCGCAGGCCGCCGTGGAGACGTACTTCCTGCGGATCGCCGAGGCCACCGGCGTACCGCTGATGCTGTACGACATCCCCGGCCGTACCGGCGTCCGGATCGCGCCGGAGACCCTGCTGCGGCTCGCGGACCACCCGCGGATCGTCGCGGTCAAGGACTGCGCGTACGACCTGCTCGGCTCCACGAAGGTGCTGGCGCGGACCTCGCTGGCGTACTACTCGGGGTGCGAGGAGCTGAACCTCCCGCTGTACGCGCTGGGCGGCGCGGGCTATGTCAGCACCGTCGCCAACGTGGCCCCGCGTCAGATGCGGGCGCCGCTGGACGCGTTCGACCTGGGGCGCACCGACGAGGCGGCCCGGCTCAACGGGCTGACGGTCCGGCTCGCTGAGCTGATGATGGCGGGTGGGCTGCCCGGCGCCGTCACCGTGAAGGCCCTGCTGGACGCGGGCCCGGTCCGGGAACCGCTGCAGCCCGCCGGCCGCGAGGCGGTCGACGGGCTGCGGGCGGCGTACGAGGAGCTCCTCGCGGCCTGA
- a CDS encoding DUF4232 domain-containing protein — MGERVRGRTRTRRAVSAAVLLTVLTGCSGFLVPAGEGEPDPTPSARAPRPPAPSADVPAQGPDPSPTPTPTPTSTGDCPASGAVVTMGEILTVMMSRAAVLTLTNCGSKPYRVEGYPSVQALGEDGERLPVKVNPAGSQFGRDQGPEELTLKPGGTVKSMLAWVSTQEGGELVMADALELAAAPDAGARVQPLEGHDIRYMDELNITAWRAELPE; from the coding sequence ATGGGTGAGCGGGTGCGGGGCCGGACGCGGACACGGCGAGCGGTCTCGGCGGCGGTCCTGCTGACGGTACTGACCGGCTGTTCGGGCTTCCTCGTACCGGCCGGTGAGGGCGAACCCGACCCCACCCCGTCCGCCCGCGCACCGCGGCCACCCGCGCCCTCCGCGGACGTACCGGCTCAGGGCCCGGACCCGTCGCCCACCCCCACCCCCACGCCCACGTCCACCGGGGACTGCCCCGCCTCCGGGGCGGTGGTGACCATGGGGGAGATACTGACCGTGATGATGAGCCGCGCGGCCGTCCTCACCCTGACCAACTGCGGCTCGAAGCCCTACCGGGTCGAGGGCTACCCCTCGGTCCAGGCGCTCGGCGAGGACGGCGAACGCCTCCCGGTGAAGGTCAACCCGGCGGGCTCGCAGTTCGGCCGCGACCAGGGCCCCGAGGAGCTCACCCTGAAGCCCGGCGGCACCGTGAAGTCGATGCTCGCCTGGGTCTCCACCCAGGAAGGCGGCGAACTCGTCATGGCCGACGCCCTGGAACTGGCCGCCGCCCCCGACGCCGGGGCGCGGGTCCAGCCGCTGGAGGGCCACGACATCCGGTACATGGACGAGCTGAACATCACGGCCTGGCGGGCGGAGCTGCCCGAGTGA
- the dapD gene encoding 2,3,4,5-tetrahydropyridine-2,6-dicarboxylate N-succinyltransferase, with amino-acid sequence MTDTTSQATSRTTGAVAAGLATVAGDGTVLDTWFPAPELKPEPGPAGTQRLTPDEAVNRLGEGAAKAIGVDARRGVEVVAVSTVISSLEDKPLDAHDAYLRLHLLSHRLVQPHGQNLDGLFGLLANVAWTSLGPVAVDDLERVRLNARAEGLHLQVTSVDKFPRMTDYVAPKGVRIADADRVRLGAHLAAGTTVMHEGFVNFNAGTLGTSMVEGRISAGVVVGDGSDIGGGASTMGTLSGGGNVRIVIGERCLVGAEAGVGIALGDECVVEAGLYVTAGTRVTLPDGQVVKARELSGASNILFRRNSVTGTVEARPNNAVWGGLNEVLHAHN; translated from the coding sequence ATGACCGACACGACTTCCCAGGCCACTTCCCGTACCACCGGCGCCGTCGCCGCCGGCCTCGCCACCGTCGCCGGTGACGGCACCGTCCTCGACACCTGGTTCCCCGCCCCCGAGCTCAAGCCCGAGCCCGGCCCGGCCGGTACGCAGCGGCTCACCCCGGACGAGGCCGTCAACCGCCTCGGTGAGGGGGCCGCCAAGGCCATCGGCGTGGACGCCCGGCGCGGGGTCGAGGTCGTCGCCGTCTCCACGGTCATCTCCTCGCTGGAGGACAAGCCGCTGGACGCGCACGACGCGTACCTGCGCCTGCACCTGCTCTCGCACCGGCTCGTCCAGCCGCACGGCCAGAACCTCGACGGCCTCTTCGGCCTGCTGGCCAACGTCGCCTGGACCTCGCTCGGCCCGGTCGCCGTCGACGACCTGGAGCGGGTCCGCCTCAACGCCCGCGCCGAGGGGCTGCACCTCCAGGTGACCTCGGTCGACAAGTTCCCGCGCATGACGGACTACGTGGCCCCCAAGGGCGTACGCATCGCGGACGCCGACCGGGTCCGGCTCGGCGCGCACCTCGCCGCCGGGACCACCGTCATGCACGAGGGCTTCGTCAACTTCAACGCGGGCACGCTCGGCACCTCCATGGTCGAGGGCCGCATCTCCGCGGGCGTCGTCGTCGGCGACGGTTCGGACATCGGCGGCGGCGCCTCCACCATGGGCACCCTCTCCGGCGGCGGCAACGTCCGCATCGTCATCGGCGAGCGGTGCCTGGTCGGCGCCGAGGCGGGCGTCGGCATCGCGCTCGGCGACGAGTGCGTGGTGGAGGCCGGGCTGTACGTCACCGCCGGCACCCGCGTCACGCTGCCGGACGGCCAGGTCGTCAAGGCCCGTGAGCTCTCCGGCGCCTCCAACATCCTCTTCCGCCGCAACTCGGTCACCGGCACGGTCGAGGCCCGCCCGAACAACGCGGTGTGGGGCGGACTGAACGAGGTCCTGCACGCCCACAACTGA
- the sufC gene encoding Fe-S cluster assembly ATPase SufC codes for MATLEIRDLHVSVEADNATKEILKGVDLTVKQGETHAIMGPNGSGKSTLAYSLAGHPKYTITGGSVTLDGEDVLEMSVDERARAGLFLAMQYPVEIPGVSVSNFLRTSATAVRGEAPKLRTWVKEVKETMAGLQMDPAFAERNVNEGFSGGEKKRHEILQLELLKPKIAVLDETDSGLDVDALKTVSEGVNRVRATGEVGTLLITHYTRILKYIQPDFVHVFANGRIAASGGAELADQLENEGYEAYTKGGASA; via the coding sequence ATGGCAACGCTTGAAATCCGCGACCTGCACGTCTCCGTCGAGGCCGACAACGCCACGAAGGAGATCCTCAAGGGCGTCGACCTGACCGTGAAGCAGGGCGAGACCCACGCCATCATGGGCCCCAACGGGTCCGGCAAGTCCACCCTCGCGTACTCGCTCGCGGGTCACCCCAAGTACACGATCACCGGCGGTTCGGTCACGCTGGACGGCGAGGACGTCCTGGAGATGTCCGTCGACGAGCGCGCCCGCGCCGGCCTCTTCCTGGCCATGCAGTACCCGGTCGAGATCCCCGGTGTCTCGGTCTCCAACTTCCTGCGCACCTCCGCCACCGCCGTGCGCGGCGAGGCCCCCAAGCTGCGCACGTGGGTCAAGGAGGTCAAGGAGACGATGGCCGGGCTCCAGATGGACCCGGCCTTCGCCGAGCGCAACGTCAACGAGGGCTTCTCCGGCGGTGAGAAGAAGCGCCACGAGATCCTCCAGCTGGAGCTGCTCAAGCCGAAGATCGCCGTCCTGGACGAAACCGACTCCGGCCTGGACGTCGACGCGCTCAAGACCGTCTCCGAGGGTGTCAACCGGGTCCGCGCGACCGGCGAGGTCGGCACGCTGCTGATCACGCACTACACCCGGATCCTGAAGTACATCCAGCCCGACTTCGTGCACGTCTTCGCCAACGGCCGGATCGCGGCCTCCGGCGGCGCCGAGCTGGCCGACCAGCTGGAGAACGAGGGCTACGAGGCATACACGAAGGGTGGCGCTTCCGCGTGA
- a CDS encoding metal-sulfur cluster assembly factor, giving the protein MSENETATMKPASEEEVREALYDVVDPELGIDVVNLGLIYGIHVDDANIATLDMTLTSAACPLTDVIEDQAKSATDGIVNELRINWVWMPPWGPDKITDDGREQLRALGFNV; this is encoded by the coding sequence ATGAGCGAGAACGAGACCGCGACCATGAAGCCGGCCTCCGAGGAGGAGGTCCGCGAGGCGCTGTACGACGTCGTCGACCCCGAGCTGGGCATCGACGTCGTCAACCTGGGCCTGATCTACGGCATCCACGTCGACGACGCCAACATCGCCACCCTCGACATGACCCTGACGTCCGCGGCCTGCCCGCTGACCGATGTCATCGAGGACCAGGCGAAGTCCGCCACGGACGGCATCGTCAACGAGCTCCGGATCAACTGGGTCTGGATGCCGCCGTGGGGCCCGGACAAGATCACGGACGACGGGCGCGAGCAGCTGCGCGCGCTGGGGTTCAACGTCTGA
- the sufB gene encoding Fe-S cluster assembly protein SufB — translation MTLPTETAHPELEGLGTYEFGWADSDAAGAAAKRGLSEAVVRDISEKKNEPEWMLKLRLKGLKLFGKKPMPNWGSDLSGIDFDNIKYFVRSTEKQAASWEELPEDIKNTYDKLGIPEAEKQRLVAGVAAQYESEVVYHQINEELEAQGVIFMDTDTALKEHPELFKEYFGTVIPVGDNKFASLNSAVWSGGSFIYVPKGVHVEIPLQAYFRINTENMGQFERTLIIVDEDAYVHYVEGCTAPIYSSDSLHSAVVEIIVKKGGRCRYTTIQNWSNNVYNLVTKRAVAYEGATMEWVDGNIGSKVTMKYPAVYLMGEHAKGETLSIAFAGEGQHQDAGAKMVHMAPNTSSNIVSKSVARGGGRTSYRGLIEIGEGAPGAKSNVLCDALLVDTISRSDTYPYVDVREDDVSMGHEATVSKVSEDQLFYLMSRGLTEFEAMAMIVRGFVEPIAKELPMEYALELNRLIELQMEGSVG, via the coding sequence ATGACGCTCCCCACGGAGACTGCCCACCCTGAGCTCGAGGGTCTGGGTACGTACGAATTCGGCTGGGCCGACTCCGACGCGGCAGGCGCGGCGGCGAAGCGCGGCCTCTCCGAGGCTGTCGTCCGCGACATCTCGGAGAAGAAGAACGAGCCCGAGTGGATGCTGAAGCTGCGGCTCAAGGGCCTCAAGCTCTTCGGCAAGAAGCCCATGCCGAACTGGGGCTCGGACCTGTCGGGCATCGACTTCGACAACATCAAGTACTTCGTGCGGTCCACGGAGAAGCAGGCGGCCTCCTGGGAGGAGCTGCCCGAGGACATCAAGAACACGTACGACAAGCTCGGCATCCCGGAGGCGGAGAAGCAGCGCCTCGTCGCCGGTGTCGCCGCGCAGTACGAGTCCGAGGTCGTCTACCACCAGATCAACGAGGAGCTGGAGGCGCAGGGTGTCATCTTCATGGACACCGACACCGCGCTGAAGGAGCACCCGGAGCTCTTCAAGGAGTACTTCGGCACCGTCATCCCGGTCGGCGACAACAAGTTCGCCTCGCTGAACTCGGCCGTGTGGTCCGGTGGCTCGTTCATCTACGTGCCCAAGGGCGTCCACGTCGAGATCCCGCTCCAGGCCTACTTCCGTATCAACACGGAGAACATGGGTCAGTTCGAGCGGACGCTGATCATCGTCGACGAGGACGCCTACGTCCACTACGTCGAGGGCTGCACCGCCCCGATCTACTCCTCGGACTCGCTGCACAGCGCCGTGGTCGAGATCATCGTGAAGAAGGGCGGCCGCTGCCGCTACACGACGATCCAGAACTGGTCGAACAACGTCTACAACCTGGTCACCAAGCGGGCCGTGGCCTACGAGGGCGCGACCATGGAGTGGGTCGACGGCAACATCGGCTCCAAGGTGACCATGAAGTACCCGGCCGTCTACCTGATGGGCGAGCACGCCAAGGGCGAGACGCTCTCCATCGCCTTCGCGGGCGAGGGCCAGCACCAGGACGCCGGCGCCAAGATGGTCCACATGGCGCCGAACACCTCCTCGAACATCGTCTCCAAGTCGGTGGCGCGAGGCGGCGGCCGTACGTCCTACCGCGGACTGATCGAGATCGGCGAGGGCGCGCCGGGCGCGAAGTCCAACGTCCTCTGCGACGCTCTCCTCGTCGACACGATCTCCCGCTCGGACACCTACCCCTACGTCGACGTCCGTGAGGACGACGTGTCGATGGGCCACGAGGCGACCGTCTCCAAGGTCTCCGAGGACCAGCTCTTCTACCTCATGAGCCGCGGACTCACCGAGTTCGAGGCCATGGCGATGATCGTGCGCGGCTTCGTCGAGCCGATCGCGAAGGAGCTGCCCATGGAGTACGCCCTGGAGCTGAACCGGCTGATCGAGCTGCAGATGGAGGGTTCGGTCGGCTAG
- a CDS encoding helix-turn-helix transcriptional regulator, which translates to MKYDGGAPQEELATGERSTRNRVARSILDHGPSTAADLAQRVGLTQAAVRRHLDALVSDDVVEAREQRVYGARTRGRPAKVFALTDCGRDAFDQSYDKLAADALRFIAESGGDEAVAAFARARMAAMGEAYRAAVEAAEPSERTEALARALSADGYAATARSAPGPQQGEQLCQHHCPVAHVAEQFPQLCEAETEFFSSLLGTHVQRLATLAHGDGVCTTYVPRSGQTAPPQTTHSASASTAGRNPA; encoded by the coding sequence GTGAAATACGACGGTGGGGCTCCTCAGGAGGAACTCGCGACCGGTGAGCGCTCGACGCGCAACCGGGTCGCGCGCTCCATCCTGGACCACGGCCCGTCCACCGCCGCCGACCTCGCCCAGCGCGTCGGCCTCACCCAGGCCGCCGTCCGCCGCCACCTGGACGCCCTCGTCTCCGACGATGTCGTCGAGGCCCGTGAACAGCGGGTCTACGGGGCGCGGACCCGCGGCAGGCCCGCCAAGGTGTTCGCCCTGACGGACTGCGGCCGGGACGCCTTCGACCAGTCCTACGACAAGCTGGCCGCGGACGCTCTGCGCTTCATCGCCGAGTCCGGCGGGGACGAGGCGGTCGCCGCCTTCGCCCGTGCCCGGATGGCGGCGATGGGTGAGGCGTACCGCGCCGCGGTCGAGGCCGCGGAGCCCTCCGAGCGCACGGAGGCCCTCGCCAGGGCCCTGAGCGCCGACGGGTACGCTGCTACGGCGCGCAGCGCGCCGGGCCCCCAGCAGGGCGAGCAGCTGTGCCAGCACCACTGCCCGGTGGCGCATGTCGCCGAGCAGTTCCCACAGCTGTGCGAGGCGGAGACGGAATTCTTCTCCAGCCTCCTCGGGACCCATGTGCAGCGTCTGGCCACCCTCGCCCACGGCGACGGCGTGTGCACGACCTATGTGCCGCGCAGCGGTCAGACAGCACCCCCACAGACCACCCATTCAGCATCTGCAAGCACGGCCGGGAGGAACCCCGCATGA
- a CDS encoding VOC family protein, whose protein sequence is MAVSLYHLAVDAHDLPLLARFWSAVLDWKVLFEDEEEIVIGAHETALPGMCFLPVPEGKTVKNRLHIDLTPDDQDAEVERIIALGARRLDVGQGPEATWVVLADPEGNEFCVLRPKRTLID, encoded by the coding sequence ATGGCCGTATCCCTTTACCACCTCGCCGTCGACGCCCACGACCTGCCCCTCCTGGCCCGCTTCTGGAGCGCGGTGCTGGACTGGAAGGTGCTCTTCGAGGACGAGGAGGAGATCGTCATCGGCGCCCACGAGACCGCGCTGCCGGGCATGTGCTTCCTCCCCGTGCCGGAGGGGAAGACCGTCAAGAACCGGCTGCACATCGATCTGACCCCCGACGACCAGGACGCCGAGGTGGAGCGCATCATCGCGCTCGGCGCACGGCGGCTGGACGTCGGGCAGGGGCCGGAGGCCACCTGGGTGGTACTGGCCGATCCCGAGGGCAACGAGTTCTGCGTGCTGCGCCCGAAGCGGACGCTGATCGACTGA
- a CDS encoding cysteine desulfurase produces MTDARQGLTGLLDTEAIRKDFPILDRTVHDGKKIVYLDSAATSQKPRQVLDALNTYYERHNANVHRGVYTVAEEATALYEGARDKVAAFINAPSRDEVIFTKNASESLNLVANMLGWADEPYRVDRETEIVTTEMEHHSNIVPWQLLAQRTGAKLKWFGITDDGRLDLSNIDEIITEKTKIVSFTLVSNILGTVNPVEAIVRRAQQVGALVCIDASQAAPHMVLDVQALQADFVAFTGHKMVGPTGIGVLWGRQELLEDLPPFLGGGEMIETVSMHSSTYAPAPHKFEAGTPPIAQAVGLGAAVDYLSSIGMENIHNHEKAITEYAVKRLLEVPDLRIIGPATAEDRGAAISFTLGDIHPHDVGQVLDELGICVRVGHHCARPVCLRYGIPATTRASFYLYSTPAEVDALVDGLEHVRNFFG; encoded by the coding sequence GTGACTGACGCCCGACAGGGGCTCACCGGCCTCCTCGACACCGAGGCGATCCGCAAGGACTTCCCGATCCTGGACCGCACGGTCCACGACGGCAAGAAGATCGTTTACCTGGACTCCGCGGCGACCTCGCAGAAGCCGCGCCAGGTCCTCGACGCGCTCAACACGTACTACGAGCGCCACAACGCGAACGTGCACCGAGGCGTCTACACGGTCGCCGAGGAGGCCACCGCGCTGTACGAAGGCGCCCGTGACAAGGTCGCGGCCTTCATCAACGCACCCAGCCGCGACGAGGTGATCTTCACCAAGAACGCCTCGGAGTCGCTGAACCTCGTGGCCAACATGCTGGGCTGGGCGGACGAGCCCTACCGGGTGGACCGCGAGACCGAGATCGTCACCACGGAGATGGAGCACCACTCCAACATCGTGCCGTGGCAGCTGCTCGCGCAGCGCACCGGCGCGAAGCTGAAGTGGTTCGGCATCACCGACGACGGCCGGCTCGACCTGTCGAACATCGACGAGATCATCACCGAGAAGACGAAGATCGTCTCCTTCACGCTGGTCTCCAACATCCTGGGCACCGTCAACCCGGTCGAGGCGATCGTCCGCCGCGCCCAGCAGGTCGGCGCGCTGGTCTGCATCGACGCCTCGCAGGCCGCCCCGCACATGGTGCTGGACGTGCAGGCGCTCCAGGCCGACTTCGTGGCCTTCACCGGCCACAAGATGGTCGGCCCGACCGGTATCGGCGTGCTCTGGGGACGGCAGGAGCTCCTGGAGGACCTGCCGCCGTTCCTCGGCGGTGGCGAGATGATCGAGACCGTGTCGATGCACTCGTCCACCTACGCCCCGGCGCCGCACAAGTTCGAGGCCGGTACGCCCCCGATCGCCCAGGCCGTCGGCCTCGGCGCGGCCGTGGACTACCTCTCCTCGATCGGCATGGAGAACATCCACAACCACGAGAAGGCGATCACCGAGTACGCGGTGAAGCGCCTCCTGGAGGTTCCGGATCTGCGGATCATCGGCCCGGCGACGGCCGAGGACCGGGGCGCGGCGATCTCCTTCACGCTCGGCGACATCCACCCGCACGACGTGGGCCAGGTCCTCGACGAGCTGGGTATCTGTGTCCGGGTCGGCCACCACTGCGCCCGCCCGGTCTGCCTGCGGTACGGAATTCCCGCGACGACGCGAGCGTCGTTCTATCTGTACTCCACGCCCGCCGAGGTCGACGCACTGGTGGACGGGCTGGAGCACGTCCGGAACTTCTTCGGCTGA
- a CDS encoding TetR/AcrR family transcriptional regulator → MARRYDPERRTRIIDAALRVIAADGLAGLSHRTVAAEADVPLGSTTYHFGSLDELLTAALRRSNENFAQALRDSAAFTGEPSAQDADTGLADDLTRVLGECFAGERGAIELEYELYLAALRRPALRPVAAEWTESAVEVLSARTDPATARALVALMDGVCLQVMLTGSAFDAPYTREMLARVVEGRG, encoded by the coding sequence ATGGCCCGCCGGTACGACCCCGAGCGGCGGACGCGGATCATCGACGCCGCGCTGCGGGTGATAGCGGCCGACGGCCTGGCGGGACTCAGCCACCGCACGGTGGCCGCCGAGGCGGACGTGCCGCTCGGCTCCACCACGTACCACTTCGGATCGCTGGACGAGCTGCTGACGGCCGCCCTGCGCCGGTCCAACGAGAACTTCGCCCAGGCGCTGCGCGACAGTGCCGCCTTCACCGGGGAACCCTCCGCCCAGGACGCCGACACCGGACTCGCCGATGACCTGACCAGGGTGCTGGGGGAGTGCTTCGCGGGGGAGCGGGGCGCGATCGAGCTGGAGTACGAGCTGTACCTCGCGGCCCTGCGCCGCCCGGCCCTGCGCCCCGTCGCCGCCGAGTGGACCGAGTCGGCGGTCGAGGTGCTGTCCGCCCGCACCGACCCGGCCACCGCGCGCGCCCTCGTCGCGCTGATGGACGGCGTCTGCCTCCAGGTGATGCTGACCGGCTCCGCCTTCGACGCGCCCTACACCCGGGAGATGCTGGCCCGGGTGGTGGAGGGGCGGGGCTGA